The following DNA comes from Devosia litorisediminis.
ATCCATCGCCGGTTGCCCGGAACCCAGATCGTCTCTGCCAGAAACACCAAACAGTGGGAACCACCAGGGTTCAACGTCGTCCAGTGCGGCGGGTTGTAAGCACGTCTCGTAAGACTGTCAACACCCTTTTCAGTTTTCTTACCAGTTTGAGTTGCCTCAGATCGGTCTGAATTCTGAAACCTCGTGATCGCTAATTTCTTAGTGATTTCAGAGGCTTGCTTCCGTGCCCGCCGCCGTTTGGCGCCGCGCTCTTCAGCGATGGGCGGGTTATAGGGGGGACCCTTTTGGCTGTAAACCCCCCAAAACGACAAAACCGTCATTTTCTGATTCACTGGCCGTCTGACCATGTGGAAAACACGACTGAACCACGAGGGAATACGGCGTTTTTGCCTGTTACACGGCACATATGGGATTTTTTCCATCACATGCAATGGCAAGGCTGCGCCCTCCCTGCGCAGCGCTCGAAGCGGCGCCAATCCCCCCTCTGGCAGGCCACACACGCAGTTTCGCCGCATTTTCCTTAGATATGAACGCGGTGATTGATATAGACTCCGCGCACACACGTGAGCGCACGAGGCGCCAGAGGGCTAATGAGCCGGCACAAGACCGGTAGGGGATCTGCCATGACAGACCAAAGGATTGGGCGTTGAACGCAGCGCAGAGAAATCGCCACGCCGCCTTGCTCAAGGCGACGGGCTTTGAAGACAGCCCCGCCCTGACCGTCCAGTCCACCGATGGCGAAATCCCCCACGGCCGCGAGCTCAGCTTTGCCTGGTTGACCGGTACTGTGATGACGGGCCTGACCAGCGTGATGCTGATGGGTGCCGCGCTCTACGTGTCGTTCCAGGGCCAGGACACTTTCTCGACCGCCTATGAAGCGCTGCAAATCGCGCGCCCCAAGGTCGAGACCCAGGCCGTCACCGACATGTCGGCCAAATCCTCGCGCGTGCGACCGGTCTCCGCGACCCGCTCTGATCTTGAAATCATCGAAGCCTCGATCCGCGCCAATGTCGATGGCCGCGACATGATCCGCAACCAGCCCTTCATGCGCATTCGCGCCACGCTGGCTACCGCGGCGACATCTTTGTCCGACGGCATTCCCGAATACGACCCGGTGGCCATCCTCAACGCCACCCAGCCCATTGAAGTCGCCGCTGACGGCATTGACGTGAATACCGATGTCTATGGCGCCGAAGTTGAAGGCGAGGTCGCCGTCCGTCTGGCCGACATGCCCATGACCTTTGTGCCGCCTCGCGCCATTTCCGATCAGTCCGCCGCCGCCTTTGTGCGGGGCCTGATCGAATCCAATACGTCGATTGTCGGTGGCGCGGCCACGCTGGCCTATGCCGCGTTGGGCCCCAGCGTGCGCGATCTGGGTCGTATCGGCGATGGCAGCACCATTGGCGGCATTGCCGAGAACGTCACGGTCGTGCCCAAGACCACCATCGCAGCCGAAGCCGGGCTGGGTCGTTCCGAACGCTTCCTGACACTGCGCGAAGCCGCCGCCCTGCCCGACGTACTGGGCAAGAACGGCTTTTCGGCCAACCAGTCCGCCCTGGTGATCGACGCCCTGCGCAATGTGCTGCGCGACACCAACCTGCCCGCATCCACCCGGCTGCGTATTCTTTATGGCCCGCTCAGCCGCGAAGCGACCAGCCTGGTGCCCTACCGTCTGAGCCTGTATGAGCCGCTGGCTGACGGCAGCTATGCCTATCAGGCGACCGTGGCCCTGACCGATACGGGCCAGTATGTGCTCGGCATCGAGCCGGACTTCGTTGAATTCCCCGAAGAAGACACCGAAGAAATCAACGTCGCCAACCTGCCAAGCGTTTATCGCTCGATCTGGGAAACCGGTCGCAAGCACGATCTGGATGACGCCACCATTGAGCGCATCATCGGCATGTATGCCTATGACGTGGACATGACCAAAAAGATCAGCGCCGGTGACGGTATCGAGATTCTCGAAACCGTGCCGGATGCCGAAGGTCGTGGCGAACTGCTCTATGTGGCGCTGACCCTGGGCTCAACCACCCGCAAGCTCTACCGCTTCGGCACCGATGATGGCGTGGTGGATTTCTATGATCCGGACGGGGAGACCGGCAAGCGCTTCCTGACCCGCCGGCCGCTCGAGGGTGGCGGCACGCTGCGCTCGCGCTTTGGCTATCGCATCCACCCCATCTTCAAGACGCGGCGGTTGCATACCGGCGTGGATCTGGCAGCCCGCTCGGGCACCCCGATCTATGCCGCCGGCGATGGCGTGATCAAGTATTACAAATGGCAGTCGGGCTACGGCAACAAGGTCGAGCTGCAGCACGTTAACGGCTATGAGACCGCCTATGGCCACATGTCGCGCTATGCAGACGGGCTTTCCGTCGGCAGTCGCGTCCGCCAGGGACAGATCATCGGCTATGTCGGCTCCACCGGTCAGTCGACCGGTCCGCATCTGCATTTCGAGATCAAGATCAACGGCAATCTGGTCGATCCGCTCAGCGTCAAGCTGCCCAAGGACAATGTTCTGGCCCAGCAATACCAGAGCGAATTTGCCCGGACCATGGCCCAGATCGATGATCTGATGGAGCGTCAGCCAGCCCCAGTCAGCGTCGCGCAGGCCAACTAGCCTTTACGCTCCAGCGTCAGCCACGCCACCACCGCCGAGGCCAGGCACAGCCCGGCATTGAAATAGGCAATAGTGGAAAAGGCGGCGTTGGTGGCCAGTTGGCGCATCGCCTCATCCTGCGGGCTCAGCCCGTCTGCCGCCAGGCCAAAATAGACCGGCAGCTCTGCTGCACCGCCCAAAGCCCGCTCGAACACCAGCGCGGCCAGCATGCCCATCGCCGCCACCGCCACCAGCCCGGCTACCCGGGACACCGCATTATTGGTGCCCGAGGCGATGCCGGTATCGTCGTCATCAACCGCGGTCATCACTGCCGTCGAAAGCGGTGAGACCACCAGCGCCATGCCCACCCCAGCCATGCACATCAATGGCAACACAGCCTGCCAGATCTGCTGCAGCGGCGCGGTGACTGCCAGCCCGGCAAAAGCCAGCCCGACCCAGACTGCTCCAACGGTGATCGGCGGCCCGGCGCCGAACCGGTCTGCCCACCGCCCGCTGAGCCCAGACAGCAGCGCTATGGCGACGCCAAAGGGCAGCATGACCATGGACACTTCGGCCGGCGAAGCGCCCCAGCCACCGATCAGCGTCATGGGCAGATAGAACGTGGTCCCGGTCAGGGCAAAATACAGGATGAAGGTCAGCGCATTGGCACCCGAGAACTGCCGGATGGTGAACAGCCGCAGCGGCAGC
Coding sequences within:
- a CDS encoding M23 family metallopeptidase, with product MNAAQRNRHAALLKATGFEDSPALTVQSTDGEIPHGRELSFAWLTGTVMTGLTSVMLMGAALYVSFQGQDTFSTAYEALQIARPKVETQAVTDMSAKSSRVRPVSATRSDLEIIEASIRANVDGRDMIRNQPFMRIRATLATAATSLSDGIPEYDPVAILNATQPIEVAADGIDVNTDVYGAEVEGEVAVRLADMPMTFVPPRAISDQSAAAFVRGLIESNTSIVGGAATLAYAALGPSVRDLGRIGDGSTIGGIAENVTVVPKTTIAAEAGLGRSERFLTLREAAALPDVLGKNGFSANQSALVIDALRNVLRDTNLPASTRLRILYGPLSREATSLVPYRLSLYEPLADGSYAYQATVALTDTGQYVLGIEPDFVEFPEEDTEEINVANLPSVYRSIWETGRKHDLDDATIERIIGMYAYDVDMTKKISAGDGIEILETVPDAEGRGELLYVALTLGSTTRKLYRFGTDDGVVDFYDPDGETGKRFLTRRPLEGGGTLRSRFGYRIHPIFKTRRLHTGVDLAARSGTPIYAAGDGVIKYYKWQSGYGNKVELQHVNGYETAYGHMSRYADGLSVGSRVRQGQIIGYVGSTGQSTGPHLHFEIKINGNLVDPLSVKLPKDNVLAQQYQSEFARTMAQIDDLMERQPAPVSVAQAN